The genomic window CATTTCATGCCAAGCATTTTCAGCTTTTTCGCCTTCTTCGACCATTGTTTGATGGAAACGTTCCGCTACTTCTTCTGGTACGGCAAAGTCTGGATATTCCCAGCCGTAGATTTCTTTGGCTTTTTGAATCCCTTCTATACCGATCGGCGCGCCGTGGACCGCAGAAGTTCCTTGGTTAGGTGCGCCAAAGCCGATCACTGTTTTCACTTCGATCAATGTCGGTTTGTCTGTTTCTGCTTTCGCTTCTTCGATCGCTTTTGAGATTGCTTCTAAATCTGTACCGTCTTTGACTAAAAGATGTTGCCAGCCATAAGCTTCATAACGTGCGCCAACATTTTCCGTGAAGGCTTTTGAGGTTGGTCCGTCTAAAGAAATATCATTTGAATCGTATAACACGATCAATTTGCCAAGTTTCATATGGCCAGCCATTGAACTTGCTTCTTGAGAAACGCCTTCCATCAAGTCGCCATCGCCACATAACGCATACGTGTAATGATCCACGACATCAAAGTTGTCCTTATTGTACGTCGCTGCCAAATGTGCTTCTGCCATCGCCATACCAACTGCCATTGCGATTCCTTGACCGAGTGGGCCAGTTGTCGCTTCCACACCGTCTGTATGGTTGACTTCAGGGTGTCCTGGTGTTTTTGATTCCCATTGACGGAATTGTTTCAAGTCATCGATCGTCACTTGGTACCCTGCTAAGTGTAACAAGCTGTAGAGCATCGCTGAACCGTGTCCTGCAGACAAGACAAAGCGGTCGCGATCGACCCAATTTTTAGATGTTTTAGGATTTACTTTCAAATGTTTCGTCCACAGTGCATAAGCCATTGGCGCGGCACCCATTGGTAACCCCGGATGTCCTGAATTTGCTTTTTGTACTGCGTCGATACTCAATGTACGGATCGTATTCACGCCGAGTTGATCTACTTTATCAAACAAAATAATTCCTCCTTGTTCATTCATATAAAATAATGTTTGTTTCGCAATTTGAAAATAAGACAAGAGAATCAAAAATGAAGCGAGCATTTTCGATTTTCCTGTCTTATTACTTGGAACTGACCGGCTTTCTCACAACCTAGATAAACGGTGTTCAAGGAGCAACACTTCGGTCATAAGCCAGAAACATCAAAAATGAAAGAGCCATTTTCGATGTTCCTGTCTTATGCCTTAGTGCTGACCGCTCCTTTCACAACCTCATTTTACCCGATCGTTTTCCCAGTCATTTCTTCATAATCGGTTTTCATGATCTCCCATGATTTCTCGATTTTTTCGTCTAAGCCGAACAGGCCACTGCGGCCGACGATGTAGATGTCTGGTCCTGCTGCATCAATTCGTTTGAATGATTTGCGATTGGAAGAGCCGTCCATTTCAATGACATAGTTATAGTCTTTTTCTTCACGTAGTTCGCGTAAAGCAACGATTTTATCAAGTGTGCTTTCAATAAACCGTTGTCCAGCAAAGCCTGGATCGATCGTCATGATCGTGATTTTATCGACCAATTCGATGTATGGGAAGATGGCTTCGATCGGTGTTTCTGGATTCAAAACGACGCCTGCTTTTAACCCTGCATCATGGATTTGATCGATCAAGCGAAAGGCTAGACCGTC from Enterococcus sp. DIV1094 includes these protein-coding regions:
- the alsE gene encoding D-allulose 6-phosphate 3-epimerase produces the protein MGKVEFSPSLMTMDLDKFKEQIEFLNEHVDSYHIDIMDGHYVPNITLSPWFIDEVRKISNLPMSAHLMVKDQSFWVNQLIEQKCEWICMHAELLDGLAFRLIDQIHDAGLKAGVVLNPETPIEAIFPYIELVDKITIMTIDPGFAGQRFIESTLDKIVALRELREEKDYNYVIEMDGSSNRKSFKRIDAAGPDIYIVGRSGLFGLDEKIEKSWEIMKTDYEEMTGKTIG